A genomic window from Alkalihalobacillus sp. AL-G includes:
- a CDS encoding anthranilate synthase component I, which yields MSILTQVRERVDTTSYTTCGGIYVSRQNKELRYETATDGILKEIDYRKGALFSSRYQYPGRYSRWDVGFYNPMVELRSQGRKFEFDALNERGGLLLTLLYDKLEGLSEISSLTLEGNTIKGQVVSDHRVYEEEMRSKLPSIFTVIRAVKSLFESEQDAFLGLYGAFGYDLVFQFEPIPLKRDRTQDSNDLVLFIPDELVVVDHELQAAHLLSYEFVIPSTGKTTEGLERCGRYQKPNLTMEKPPQTFQAGSYAHKVNLAKGAFKKGDLFEVVPSHSIFEKCEEFPSEVFTTLQNINPSPYGFVINLGNEFLVGSSPEMYVRTEGSRVETCPISGTIKRGRNAIEDAEQIRTLLNSAKDEDELTMCTDVDRNDKSRICRPGSVKVIGRRQIELYSHLIHTVDHVEGLLRPEFDALDAFLTHMWAVTITGAPKKAAIRWIEEQEASPRGWYGGAVGWFSFNGDLNTGLTLRTMKIKNGVAEIRVGATLLNDSIPEAEEQETLTKAAALVQSVRKSTIQKDSRVQVYRAGVGKKVLLVDHEDSFVHSLADFLRQTGAEVKTLRADLARKVLGQNCSFDLVVLSPGPGKPEDFRLTQTIDMCLENELPIFGVCLGFQGIVEYFGGSLNVLAIPQHGKPTTVHVEKSNSVWRKLPESFKASLYHSLFAETIPECLELIGISEQKVPMAIKHKELPILGLQFHPESILTNINEIGLEIINNVVDQVTSRTTIQT from the coding sequence ATGAGTATTTTGACACAGGTCCGAGAAAGAGTCGATACCACATCTTACACAACGTGTGGAGGAATTTATGTTTCAAGACAAAATAAGGAACTACGATATGAAACAGCTACGGACGGGATTCTAAAAGAAATAGATTATCGGAAGGGGGCACTGTTTTCTAGTCGATATCAGTACCCTGGCCGGTATTCTCGTTGGGATGTCGGGTTTTATAACCCAATGGTCGAATTGCGTTCACAGGGGAGAAAATTTGAATTTGATGCACTGAATGAACGAGGCGGTCTTCTTTTAACCCTACTATATGACAAATTGGAAGGGTTATCTGAAATCAGTTCATTAACGCTTGAAGGAAATACTATAAAAGGACAAGTGGTTTCTGATCATCGGGTTTATGAAGAAGAAATGCGTAGTAAACTACCCTCCATTTTCACCGTCATACGAGCGGTCAAATCACTATTTGAATCCGAACAAGATGCTTTTCTCGGTTTATATGGAGCGTTTGGTTATGATCTGGTATTTCAATTTGAACCGATACCGTTGAAGCGTGATCGTACTCAAGATTCGAATGATCTAGTACTATTTATTCCCGATGAATTAGTCGTCGTGGACCATGAATTACAAGCGGCTCATTTGCTATCCTACGAGTTTGTGATACCTTCGACTGGAAAAACGACCGAAGGGTTGGAGCGTTGTGGTAGGTATCAAAAGCCTAATTTAACAATGGAAAAACCACCACAAACGTTTCAAGCTGGGAGTTATGCTCATAAAGTGAACCTTGCCAAAGGAGCTTTCAAAAAGGGAGATCTATTTGAGGTAGTTCCGTCTCATTCGATCTTTGAAAAATGCGAGGAGTTCCCGTCAGAGGTCTTTACAACATTACAGAACATAAATCCGAGCCCATATGGTTTTGTCATCAATCTCGGAAATGAGTTCCTTGTCGGGTCATCACCTGAAATGTATGTCCGGACGGAAGGAAGCAGAGTTGAGACATGTCCGATTTCAGGAACGATCAAACGTGGACGAAACGCAATTGAGGATGCTGAACAAATCCGCACATTATTAAATTCCGCTAAGGATGAAGACGAATTGACGATGTGTACGGATGTAGATCGAAATGACAAGTCCCGAATCTGTAGACCAGGCTCTGTAAAGGTAATCGGGAGAAGACAAATTGAGCTCTATTCCCATTTGATTCATACGGTGGATCATGTTGAAGGTCTGTTGCGACCTGAATTCGATGCACTCGATGCATTTTTGACCCATATGTGGGCCGTTACGATTACAGGTGCACCGAAAAAAGCGGCGATACGATGGATCGAAGAACAAGAGGCATCACCTAGGGGTTGGTATGGCGGAGCAGTCGGCTGGTTCAGCTTCAATGGAGATTTAAACACTGGATTGACATTAAGGACGATGAAGATCAAAAACGGTGTGGCTGAAATACGAGTTGGTGCCACCCTTTTAAACGATTCAATACCTGAAGCAGAGGAACAAGAGACACTAACGAAGGCTGCCGCATTGGTTCAATCCGTTCGGAAATCTACAATTCAAAAGGATTCTCGTGTTCAAGTTTACCGTGCAGGTGTTGGGAAAAAGGTGCTGTTGGTCGATCACGAGGATTCATTTGTCCACAGCTTGGCAGATTTTTTAAGACAAACAGGGGCCGAAGTGAAAACGTTAAGAGCTGATTTGGCAAGAAAAGTTCTTGGCCAGAATTGTTCATTCGACCTCGTTGTATTGTCACCTGGACCGGGAAAGCCTGAGGATTTCAGACTTACTCAAACAATTGATATGTGTTTGGAAAACGAGCTGCCGATTTTTGGAGTTTGTTTAGGGTTCCAAGGAATTGTTGAGTATTTTGGCGGCAGCCTAAATGTACTGGCGATCCCTCAGCACGGAAAGCCGACAACCGTTCATGTAGAAAAATCAAATTCAGTATGGAGAAAGTTGCCTGAATCGTTTAAAGCGAGTCTCTATCATTCCCTGTTTGCTGAAACAATACCGGAATGTCTTGAGCTTATTGGAATCTCCGAACAAAAAGTACCGATGGCAATAAAACATAAGGAATTACCGATCTTAGGTCTGCAATTTCACCCGGAATCGATACTGACAAATATAAACGAAATCGGCTTGGAAATTATAAATAATGTAGTAGACCAAGTGACTTCAAGGACAACAATCCAGACCTAG
- a CDS encoding homoserine O-acetyltransferase, translating into MAQQTFYETGAVKIGDMNLESGKMLSEVEMAFERAGPKDAPVILVCHALTGNQYTVGNHEQKGWWKGLIFDGGYVDTNQYQVLTFNVLGGCDGSTGPTSINPITGQSYNGKFPFITVKDMVKAQYLALEKLDIHHLKAVIGGSLGGMQVLEWGIQFPQAVEVLFPLAVTPSLSDFGIAFNHISRTAILNDPNWNDGHYSREQIPDKGLALARMIGMLTYRTDSLFGERFHRSECLRDGERHHKPSFEIESYLNYQGEKLTSRFDANSYLYLLKAMDLHDIGKGRAGWNGAIKEINAQIVAIGFSNDLVYPPEKLQHFVIACENHDKSADYFEVETQFGHDGFLVEFEKWGYIIRNKLTQLELISSNASEMRALEN; encoded by the coding sequence TTGGCCCAACAAACCTTTTATGAAACGGGAGCTGTAAAGATCGGCGACATGAATCTTGAATCTGGGAAAATGCTTTCAGAAGTAGAAATGGCCTTTGAACGTGCTGGACCAAAGGATGCCCCAGTGATTCTCGTCTGTCACGCATTAACCGGCAACCAGTATACAGTCGGTAACCACGAACAAAAGGGCTGGTGGAAAGGACTTATTTTTGATGGTGGATATGTAGATACAAACCAATACCAAGTACTGACGTTCAATGTGCTTGGTGGGTGCGATGGTTCCACCGGTCCTACATCAATCAACCCAATCACCGGTCAATCTTACAACGGAAAGTTTCCATTCATCACAGTGAAGGATATGGTCAAAGCTCAATATTTGGCACTTGAAAAGCTGGATATCCATCATTTGAAAGCGGTGATCGGGGGTTCACTAGGTGGGATGCAGGTTCTCGAATGGGGCATTCAATTTCCTCAGGCGGTAGAAGTATTGTTCCCGCTTGCGGTCACACCATCGCTCAGTGATTTCGGGATCGCTTTCAACCATATTTCAAGGACCGCGATCCTTAATGACCCGAACTGGAACGATGGACATTATTCCAGGGAACAAATACCCGATAAAGGATTAGCGCTAGCAAGAATGATCGGCATGCTGACTTATCGAACTGATTCCTTGTTTGGTGAACGATTTCATCGTTCGGAATGTTTACGTGACGGAGAGCGACATCATAAGCCTTCATTTGAAATTGAATCTTATTTAAACTACCAGGGTGAAAAATTGACATCACGGTTTGATGCAAACAGCTATCTGTACCTTTTGAAAGCAATGGATTTGCACGATATTGGAAAAGGGAGAGCTGGTTGGAACGGAGCAATAAAAGAAATCAACGCACAGATTGTTGCAATCGGATTCAGCAACGACTTGGTCTATCCTCCCGAAAAACTTCAACATTTTGTAATAGCTTGTGAGAATCATGATAAGTCAGCAGATTACTTTGAGGTTGAGACCCAATTCGGACACGACGGTTTTCTCGTCGAGTTTGAAAAATGGGGCTATATTATCCGAAACAAACTGACCCAATTGGAATTGATCAGTAGTAATGCTTCTGAAATGAGAGCTTTAGAAAATTGA
- a CDS encoding O-acetylhomoserine aminocarboxypropyltransferase/cysteine synthase family protein, which produces MSEKKEFRLETVGVHGGLEADPVTGARALPIYQSNAFKFDSTEHAADLFGLKEQGYIYTRIGNPTVNVVEERVAQLEGGVGALGVASGMAAISTSILNLANAGDEIVSASALYGGTYNLFATTLPKYGIATHFVDPVDPENFRSAITPKTKAIFAETIGNPGLHILDIEAVAQIAHEAGIPLIIDNTFATPYLCRPIDFGADIVIHSATKWLGGNGTTMGGIIVDGGKFDWNSPKFPGFTEPDHSYHGIVYAEALPELAFIVKARVQLLRDTGASLSPFNAFQIALGLETLHVRLKEHVANTRTIVSYLENHPGVDWVLYPEQPEHPSNKLVKKYLPKGAGSIVVFGIKGGREAGAEVINNVELWSHVANVGDAKSLIIHPASTTHQQLKAEDLATTGVTDDLVRLSVGIEHIDDLVEDLEVAIKAATGQTSKVKQVN; this is translated from the coding sequence ATGAGTGAGAAAAAGGAATTTCGTTTAGAAACAGTTGGTGTACATGGTGGACTTGAAGCAGATCCAGTGACAGGAGCGCGGGCACTTCCGATTTACCAATCCAACGCCTTTAAATTTGACAGTACCGAACATGCCGCCGACCTTTTTGGCTTAAAGGAGCAGGGTTATATTTACACACGAATCGGCAATCCCACTGTAAATGTGGTTGAGGAGCGGGTTGCACAGTTGGAGGGAGGCGTTGGTGCACTTGGCGTCGCAAGTGGTATGGCGGCGATTTCAACATCAATACTTAACCTTGCCAATGCCGGGGATGAAATCGTTTCAGCTTCAGCCTTATATGGCGGAACATACAATCTCTTTGCGACAACTCTGCCGAAATATGGAATCGCTACCCATTTTGTCGACCCGGTTGACCCTGAGAACTTTCGAAGCGCAATCACACCGAAAACGAAAGCGATTTTCGCTGAGACGATCGGAAATCCTGGATTGCACATCCTCGATATCGAAGCGGTGGCCCAGATCGCACATGAGGCAGGCATTCCGCTGATTATCGATAACACGTTTGCGACGCCTTACCTATGCAGACCGATCGATTTTGGTGCAGATATCGTCATTCACTCGGCAACGAAATGGCTTGGAGGGAATGGAACGACGATGGGTGGAATCATCGTTGACGGCGGAAAATTCGACTGGAACTCACCGAAATTCCCTGGTTTTACAGAGCCTGACCATAGCTACCATGGTATTGTTTACGCTGAGGCTTTACCAGAACTTGCGTTTATCGTAAAAGCGAGAGTCCAGCTATTAAGAGATACTGGTGCATCGTTAAGCCCGTTTAACGCATTCCAGATTGCTCTCGGCCTTGAAACGCTGCATGTCCGTTTGAAAGAACATGTGGCGAATACAAGGACGATCGTTTCTTATTTAGAAAACCATCCTGGAGTCGATTGGGTGCTTTACCCGGAACAACCGGAGCATCCATCTAATAAATTGGTGAAAAAATACTTGCCGAAAGGGGCTGGGTCGATTGTCGTTTTCGGTATCAAAGGAGGTCGAGAAGCAGGGGCAGAAGTCATCAATAACGTCGAGCTCTGGTCTCATGTCGCGAATGTCGGTGATGCGAAAAGCTTGATCATACATCCGGCGAGCACGACCCATCAGCAGCTTAAAGCGGAGGATCTAGCAACTACAGGTGTGACCGACGATCTTGTCCGATTATCGGTTGGAATTGAACACATTGATGATCTGGTTGAAGACTTGGAGGTGGCGATTAAAGCTGCAACCGGCCAAACCTCAAAGGTGAAACAGGTTAATTAG
- a CDS encoding homoserine dehydrogenase: protein METIKIALLGFGTVGSGVYEIIRSHQERLRTLLGKNVEIVGVLINDKTKERHIDKDILVTTDIEQIFEIPDVEVVIEAIVGVEPGFTYLSKAIDKGYHIITANKELFAHKGQQLKQKAADRGVRISYEASVAGGIPIIGTLRQLLQVNSVVQIEAILNGTSNFILSEIRGEEISFEHALQSAQQNGFAEADPSNDIDGHDAFYKIVILFELLFGRQPKWELIRRKGIRNIRLNHIRLAESFGFRIKHVASLSYENGSVEINVEPNVVPEDHPLYSVEGVDNAVVLTGDLIGELKLQGPGAGKLPTGSAIIEDLVNIFNAEKQHRLVKDIDLKAGTANEFQTWFVIGNAVDPFDGLTLFENSINDQGKFVTARLIEATEGQVKQLLNKNSDLVIYPFAGKPSQPIKKAFVSA, encoded by the coding sequence GTGGAGACAATTAAAATTGCGCTTCTCGGTTTTGGAACGGTAGGCAGCGGCGTGTACGAAATCATCCGATCTCATCAGGAGCGTCTAAGGACATTGCTAGGGAAAAACGTCGAGATTGTCGGAGTGCTCATCAATGACAAAACGAAAGAAAGACATATTGACAAAGATATCCTTGTTACAACTGATATCGAACAAATTTTTGAAATTCCTGATGTTGAGGTCGTGATTGAAGCGATCGTCGGTGTGGAACCTGGGTTTACGTATTTATCAAAAGCGATCGATAAAGGCTATCACATCATTACCGCGAATAAGGAATTGTTTGCACATAAAGGTCAACAGCTGAAGCAGAAAGCAGCTGATCGGGGTGTGCGGATTTCTTATGAAGCATCCGTCGCCGGAGGGATTCCGATCATCGGTACTCTCCGTCAACTTTTACAAGTGAATTCGGTCGTTCAAATTGAGGCGATTTTAAACGGTACATCGAATTTTATTCTAAGTGAAATTCGCGGTGAAGAAATCTCCTTTGAACATGCGCTCCAATCAGCCCAGCAAAATGGATTTGCTGAAGCAGATCCGTCTAATGACATCGACGGGCATGATGCCTTTTATAAAATCGTAATCCTGTTTGAATTGTTGTTCGGGAGACAGCCGAAATGGGAGTTGATAAGGAGAAAGGGAATCCGGAATATTCGATTGAATCATATCCGCCTCGCAGAATCATTTGGGTTCCGGATCAAGCATGTCGCCTCACTTTCGTATGAAAACGGTAGTGTAGAAATCAATGTTGAGCCAAATGTCGTACCAGAGGATCATCCGCTTTACTCCGTTGAAGGGGTTGACAATGCGGTCGTGCTCACAGGTGATTTGATCGGTGAACTGAAACTTCAAGGTCCAGGTGCCGGGAAGCTGCCAACAGGCAGTGCCATTATCGAAGACTTAGTCAACATTTTTAATGCCGAGAAGCAACACAGACTTGTAAAAGATATCGATTTAAAAGCGGGCACGGCTAATGAATTCCAAACCTGGTTTGTGATTGGAAACGCAGTCGATCCATTTGATGGATTAACCCTCTTTGAGAATTCAATCAACGATCAAGGAAAGTTTGTGACGGCTCGTTTAATTGAAGCAACAGAGGGGCAGGTTAAACAGTTATTAAACAAAAACAGTGATCTGGTAATTTATCCATTCGCTGGGAAACCATCGCAACCGATCAAAAAAGCCTTCGTCTCAGCGTGA